Genomic segment of Hydractinia symbiolongicarpus strain clone_291-10 chromosome 5, HSymV2.1, whole genome shotgun sequence:
acatatctgctgcagccataatcaataatagtacggaaagaatccaagccaaaaggcgtgagtctttgactaatcctggcggatgggagttaaaactatagcctaacaggttatcagtaaccacgcagtacggaacctaaatttccttcgccggctgcgggccacatattgttggactacgcatagagtgtgaaaattacgtcacgatttcgacgtcacaggccccttaggtgagatggggagggttgcgggccatagctatttgatttttgactgactgagtgactgattagtcaaaatgaatcagtcaaaatctgtaagctataatttgcaaccctctcagtctatatggtagcgacgtcacaactttgacgtcaacatcgctataggcgaattggagagggctgtgaaccatggcttttcgccgtaaaaaaattacaatttttaacgccctccgtttgcaacgcctggatcgtcgacatcttcgcttggctaacatttttcgtcaaatttacacttagtcacgcgacttatctgactaaccctggatccgcacCTGAGTGGGAACCAAACTTTACGAACCAGGCTCTACTCTACGGAATagttcctaacttttattgcgTCACATTAATAAAATATCTAAGTCAATTATCTATAATTCACGGTCATTTACGGCAGGaaaaaaagtgtgcgcatgcgccattATTTGTTATCAAATTTTCTGCCGCAAGCGATTCATAATGGCCACCATCGCACGTGCTTTAAATTTCccttaaaaacaaatgtttttcgaGCCTCTGCGGTAGAGATCATctcttaaaaagattttattttagtaGAGCAGGCCTTGGACTATACAAAAACTCTGGATTCCACTACCCGATCACTTTCACTTTTGTTGGCAGGAGACAGAAAGAATAGCAATgttttgatcataaaattttatatgttggtggaaaatgaagatatttgCCTTCCAACGCAAAGTCATGCTTTAAGACATGTTTTTCCTGAAAGCTGATAGCCtattttatcaaataaaaccagtggtttgtggctgccactttttttctgaaagaaaTTGTTCCTTGGAAATGACCTTTTACAAGACTTCATAAATCGGTaaatatcattattttaaatgagAATTGTGCACTCAATAAGATAAATATAAGCAATAAACCAGTGTTAGATGTGAAAAATGTTGCTTGTGCCTACCCCCTAACCTTTCACAGTCAGGttaaacacttaattaggcgacggtaggctaattagggcataccacctatttagaCGACTCATTGTACCCTAGTTAGaccatatgtaacctagttaagacgTTACAATATTTAACGGCTTctcacacattcctaagaaaaatcgcaaaaacacTTTGTTCAGAATTAATTGCGCAAATTTTATTTACTACAGTATAACTGCATTTCTCAGTGAAAATGCCAGTTGGTGACGAAATAGTTTATTTAACGCATTATGCATTATTGCATCTGATTGAGAACTTGAAAGGAATTCATCAAGCTCTTTGCCTAACTTTGGATCCTTTTTAAAAGTTACTCCATGTTGGCTGCAACTCTACCTGCACCTCCAGACTTCAATGTcagacaaatatttttttccggaTTGATTGCgtcaaagaaaatgttttgaagACTGCCGTTCCTTTTAAACTTTAGTAAGCGTTCTATCcacattttttcttcttcttggtCTTTTTTTTCTCTGTTGGAGTCAGTTTCGCCTACATAGTAGACAAAACAAGTATTACAAAAAATTTCGGGTTTCTTTCATTTGTGAAAGTTAATCTCACGAAATTTTCcgaatttcttcattcgcgaattttttttcttgtgaaaGTTTCTCTCACGGAAGTTTCTCCAATTGAAGTATTTTAGCGAACAAAAGAATAGAATGCCATTTTTACTGTATTGATCAATAACTGTCAAAAGTCAATGCACGCAGGGTAGTTTAATGTTGTTAGCGTGATCTAATAAAAACATAACAAGGTAATCAAACTCAAAACCATGTTTATTCGTTGCATTGTAACTTTCGAATGTTTATCAAATCCGAAGGTGCTGCATTGTGGTTTTAACATGTACATTGTTCTTGATGTTGCTGTTgttagtaatatcataaaaaatgttttttgatgtttatcgcaaatagctctgggtgctaaaatgctattttaaattatatttatatatattataatatagacatgaacgttaaaaaaaactttcgctaagaagtattaaaaaaaattatatatacattACTTTAAAGTATGGACAGACAACTTCATAGAAAGATAGGTTTTTCTGCCACTTAAAACTTACGTAAGCGTAATagctacaatatatatatatatatatatatatatatatatatatatatatatatatatatatatatatatatatatatatatatatatatatatatatatatatatatatatatatatatatatatatatatatatatatatatatatatatatatatatatatatatatatatatatatatatatatatatatatatatatatatatatatatatatatatatatatatatatatatatatatatatatatatatatatatatatatatatatatatatatatatatatatagtgaaagcatagtcacaagaaaaaaagacagtCTAGCAACAAACAATAGGCcattgttctatgtttttagGGCTGAACTATAGTGGCTCCCAAACCTCCGATCCTgcacagaagttcaaaatggcgCATTTTTTTGGGTGTTGTGTGTACTTAGTTTGGTGTTTTTATTTCGACTTTGGGTGTTTTTCGTACAAGATTTTACTATGCCTGGTGAAAATTGTGCTATATATGGATGCTCTGTATCGAGGAGAAATAAAGACATCAGTATTTTCAAAGTTCCGTTGCCAAATaatgaagtaaacaaaaaatggggAAAGAAGCTCATCAATATCATCACGAAATATAGGGAGGTAGATGACGAGCTGAGACGTCGCATTTCCAcgttcaaattgtttatttgtgAACGTCATTTCTCGGAGGATCAAATATGGGTTTACCCAACTCGAAAAAGTTTGAAAGAAGGAGAACTACCACATctgaatcttccacaaaaatctGGCAATATTTCGACCTTACGGTAGTTCACGGGCGGACATTCAGTCTGCGCATGCGctaattttgtttacatttttaaaaaaaatcaaaatggcgaCCAGTCGCgtgtttgttatgttttttcaCGCCTTATTGAATTTGATCAATAAGCAAATTAAATTCACGTGAAGAATTGCTGACTTAGGTTTTTGAGCACGCCGTGGAACATTCTTTTGAAGAAACGTGAGCGAGAAGGTCGAATGTCTTGAGAAAGATAGATTCTCAGGTCGAAAAATGTGCAATcaaatttcgcgaaattttcaATTCCTGGATTAAATAGCTTAAAATCAAACCTCGGCCGGTTATGTCGGCATTCAACTGGGTTTTGCTGGGTAGTTAAAAGGCTAAGGGAACCAATTCTCGGATCCGGGTTAATCACTGACGGTAATTTTCTGCGCATGCGCGATTTACTGCAGTGAAAACAAACTCTCCTGGAGCAGTCATTTTAACCTAGCAAAGCTGGAGTGAACACatagaagtttttaaaatgccaaATAGTTGTGCTGCTTTTGGTTGTTCAAACCATAATTTAATGGAAAATAAACCTGGATTCTACAGATTTCCGAATAACAACCCAGAACGAAGAAAAATGTGGATAAGTGCATGTAAAAGGAAAAACAAAGATGGTACTGCTGACTGGAACCCAACtggaaaaaatgtttatctCTGTGGGAAACATTTTACAACTGGTAAgtgttatttataaaattttattaataagaaaGCTCTCTTCATTGTAAAAAAGACCATGCTCTGTGCTATATTATAAGAGATTAGTAACTCTTTTAGGCTGGcattgtttagctagctagctaggtacagtatttgtttttctttattaggGAAATCAGTAAAAGATCCTGCACATCCTGACTACATACCAACTATATTTGTGTATACACAAAATGATtcagaaaaaaacaagaagaaaataGAAAGATTCGAGTCAGCCAAAAAAAGAAGCCTAGCAAAAGCAAGAACACCCGTCGCACCAAAAAAACAGCGTaccttaaattttgtttcaccaGGAAAGCCACCATTACAGCAAAGTAACAAATTTATTTCACCACCACTATCACCATGTTCTAGTACTACATCTCTGATGTCACCACTGCCAGAAATGCCTGAAATGGAAGTAGACTTTTCTCTTTCTTCACAAACACAACATTTAACACCAGTAACTATATCAAGACCAACAACCTTAAATGCAAGTACCCAGACCACAAGCTCAATTTTGGATAATAAACATTTAATTGAAATAACAAATCTGACttcaaaaagcaaaaattacagTTAATGATCTTGAGAGTAAATTCATATGCTATGAACATCTGAAAAAAAagccagcaaaatttaaatattacacTGGAATAAACAAAGATCAATTTGACACTGTTTTTGACATGGTGAAAGATTCGTTGCCAAAAAAATTTCGATCGAAGATGCCTTTCAAAGATCAGTTGCTGATGACTCTTTAATTGCTTGCTCGCCTCAAGGATCCATTTCTTTTCTTTCAAAGGCTTGGGGTGGTAGAGTGTCAGATGTTGAGTTGGTCAAGCAAAGTGGCTTTATCAGTAGCAAATATCATCACCCTGGAGTTTAAATACTTGCAGATCGTGGATTTACCTTGACCAACCGATGAGTTTGCAGCAGGTTGTGGCGTTGAACTTATTATGCCTAGTTTCACAAAGGGAAAAAAGCAATTGTCTGCACAGGAGGTTGAGACTACTCGTCAAATAGCTTCAATACGTATTCACATTGAACGTGTGATTGGGTTAATAAAAaacagatataacattcttactGGACCAATACCCATTACAATGACAAAGTCTCTCTCTGATGAAGCAAATGAATCAGAATTTACTAGTATCGACAAGCTTGTTACTGTTTGTGCTGCACTTGTGAATCTTTTCGATTGTTTCGTACTTGAGTTGTAAATGTAATCAACAACCTCTGCTGGCAAAGTTATGTTATTATAAATATCTCTTGACATTTGTTGTAACTCGTCACCATCTTTATCAATGTTGTTACTGTTAAATAGCGTTCTCAATGACTTTGGTAACTTGGCTCTTCTAGGTGGTTCATATATTGGCACGAATGGTTTATAAAAATCAGAGAATGTATGCAAAACAATGGATTTTTTGTCCAATTTAGACAGTTTTGATAAAAACCTTGCCTTTTCTTCATCAGTTGGTGGAACATTACTACCAGGAAATTTATTACTGCTACGATTGTTTTTCTTAAAGTTCTCAACAGCCTTCTCTGAATAAAATTTAATGTCAGAAATCTTCTTCGGTGcaacttttttgacaaaatcGACATTCCACTTACATGCTTCTTCAGTACATGCTTTCTTAGTGAATCCAGCACGAACAGCAGCCTCGATTTTAAATAACAAAGCCCCTATGTGACTACATGACTCACCAAGCCCAGCCATACATGTGCAGTGGGCAGAAAgaacattaacattttttatgtccACAATGATCCAGGGTATGTGAGGATCCTCATTTACTCTTTGAGAAGGCATAACTTCTGCCTTCAGTAAAATATATGGCCATGTTTTgtctttcttaaagaaaaacacaGTTCTAACCCATCCACTAACAAATTGATTGTGGGCTTCCAAACTTTTTCGACTCTTCATAGCTTCTCTTGTAAAAACGCCAGGGGTGTTTACCAAGTAATCATAAACCTCAGGGTACTCCAAGTTTGGCCACTTCGAAGGATCGTTGATCCAAGCATCTGCTGGCAATTGGTATGGACAAGTATCCAAATTAACAATTTTTAGCTTATTAAAATATCTTGTTTTCGCTTCGACACTTATTTcttcaatgttgtaactcattGTGTCATAGACCTTCTCTTACAGTAAACTGCAGTGAAAAAAGCTTTCCACAGCTAGCGCAAAACGTttgttttcactgcagttaCTCGCGCATGCGCGAAGATTGGCCAATCTTCAGCGGTGTGACGTCCGCCCGGATCCGAGAATGTAAGTTACCTTGATTGATGGCCACTTTTTTTGTTAAGTCTATGAATAGTCAAAGTTGAGCATTTATAAAGACGTCATTTTGTACCTGTGTTGAGGTATTTACACTGCACTATACTGGGTTCTTACTGGTGGTATACGTTTTTATCTAAATAacaactatagctagctaaaggtTGAAAAGCTGGATAAAGGCTTTAGGATGTTCTTATATAGCTATCTGCACTGCACTGTTACTACATCTCGTCAAATTTGTAGCCGAGTAGCTATCCTATTACATTTTTACATCTGCACTCTGGCAATTTTTACTCTATGAAAACTTTAATAATTATAAACTAGTAGCTACGTATCTGCTATCTAATACGTCTGATATCCAACAAATAATTTATTCCTGGACAATTTTCCTTCTTTTAATCACGGGCCTTATTCCCTGTACTTCAGGATGGATGCGCAAGTGATGTTCCTTCATCATTGAAAGTAACCTTTTGCTGTCTGGCTTCATCATGCAGTAGGTACGTCGAAGATTGTTGAACTCAGCATGAATACTTTCACCACCCTGCTCGCTATATAGGCCAAGCCCAACACCCCACTTCTCAATAAACCCAACAACATGTTTTTCCAGCAAGTGAAGTTTTGGAGTCACAGGtgcttttggaaattttgtccGGAAGTACAACATCAAATCCTTGATAGCTTTATCTAATTAGTATGAAACACAAAAATAGTCAattaaatttcagaaaattagGAAATTTTTAGCAGTCAGCATACTTCAAAAAACAGGATTTATCAACgctaattaattaatttagttATTAATTACCTAAGGACGATAACTTTTCTTTGTTGAATTCTTGACAGGAATTCATTGCGTTGTGGCACATACTATATTTATAGAATAACAACTTGTATTTGGCTGATAATTCCACAGCTCCTTTGTGAATGTTTGTGCCTGCAAGGCCAGGTACATTGTATACCATGAGGGGTATTGCATTACACAATTCTATTATGTTACCAacctaataaaaataatatattttttttggcaaaatatttttgaaaagttgctTTTTGTGCAGAAATATTGTAAGTTACCTTGAGCATTTTGTGTACATGGTTACCAATAAACGACTGACCATGGTATGCTTGCCTCTCCACATTTAACCTTTTCAAGGTTTCGTCAAGCTTTTTTACCAGCATTCTATCCCCCTTTTCAAGTTTAAAGGAGCCATTTTCCAGAGCATCAATCTCCTTTAACTATCAAGaaaagtaactgttgttgattatataacatataaaaaatttaaagaaaataacaatatttttatgtaCTATGTAAAATCCAAATTGTGCTATCCCTACAAACTTTAGTGTTGCTCACCCTTTCTGAAATTCTGTTATTAAGATACTTTAACCTTGGTTCATATATCATTCTAATCTCAGTCTCGTTGTCTGGGTCTTTGATAATTGCAGTTTCAATTGCATCATGTACCAGGCCAATTTTCTCCTCACAATCCTCacaaacatattttaaattttctatctTTTGTCTAGTCTCAACCAGTCTGTCTATATCACCTGTATCTTTTATTTGTTCAGATGCAGCTATTCTAATGTCCAACAAATGACATTCATCTTCCAACATTCTGAAAAATTTTAGGTATGTCCCCAGGGAGATATGAAGCACTGGAATGGCAACCTAAGGTATACatgcaattttttgtttgtatggTTTGGTATCTACAAACATAATCTGTTTCAAGTACTTATCAGTAAATACTTACTTGGTCAATAGGAATGTTGAACATAAcatcatctatcacattgttaaagttttttgcattttttatgtTTCCCCCACTGTCTCTAAACCTTTTAAGGTCATATGCCAAGGATTCCAGTGTCCTTTGTTCAAATTGCCCTAAAACATAAAGTCATTCTCAGTTTTATGAATTACTAATAATCCATCA
This window contains:
- the LOC130644989 gene encoding THAP domain-containing protein 7-like produces the protein MPNSCAAFGCSNHNLMENKPGFYRFPNNNPERRKMWISACKRKNKDGTADWNPTGKNVYLCGKHFTTGKSVKDPAHPDYIPTIFVYTQNDSEKNKKKIERFESAKKRSLAKARTPVAPKKQRTLNFVSPGKPPLQQSNKFISPPLSPCSSTTSLMSPLPEMPEMEVDFSLSSQTQHLTPVTISRPTTLNASTQTTSSILDNKHLIEITNLTSKSKNYS
- the LOC130644985 gene encoding uncharacterized protein LOC130644985; this translates as MAKTFNLDNSIPREIEDVAVQVIQHKIANSRNPIKSIEFKTGGSRPLVLTSTPKGIKENVSRRHLRRRTKFLHDQIFTAAGSTKFSLLGQTSALVKRFPQAERETILKEAQLSSATITSEAMVALKADMGVPWEKMKTMARWLKTFNIQPASQARQRQVAKNWYGENLKVEVAPFRFEAKDQKGVYVILPAPWCYVDDLPTHFYEHMDKLAENSMLLERQAFKDEIHLKIGGDHGGGSFKMSYQPCNVTKPNSKDNTVVFSAFEAKDSSTNLKVALLKFKAQVDILQKATWQGRNIRVFFFGDYAFLCTAYGITEASGRHCCLFCTITKEDIQKPVKDQGQFEQRTLESLAYDLKRFRDSGGNIKNAKNFNNVIDDVMFNIPIDQVAIPVLHISLGTYLKFFRMLEDECHLLDIRIAASEQIKDTGDIDRLVETRQKIENLKYVCEDCEEKIGLVHDAIETAIIKDPDNETEIRMIYEPRLKYLNNRISERLKEIDALENGSFKLEKGDRMLVKKLDETLKRLNVERQAYHGQSFIGNHVHKMLKVGNIIELCNAIPLMVYNVPGLAGTNIHKGAVELSAKYKLLFYKYSMCHNAMNSCQEFNKEKLSSLDKAIKDLMLYFRTKFPKAPVTPKLHLLEKHVVGFIEKWGVGLGLYSEQGGESIHAEFNNLRRTYCMMKPDSKRLLSMMKEHHLRIHPEVQGIRPVIKRRKIVQE